The window CACGCATCACTGCAAATGACACCATTCCAAGCCCTATATGGATTCCCTCCACCAACGATTGCAGAGTCGGCCCTCCCTGACTCCATATGTGCAGACAGTGACAATTTGCTCCAAAACAATGAACTAGCACTAGGAGTGATCGAGAACATGTTGAAAGCTCAAGCTACATTCTAAATTCTACGGTCCTGAGAAAGTTGGCAACACCTCTTACAAGCTCTTGCTCCCTGAAGGGTGTCAGCTTCATCACACCTTTCATGTCAGTCAGCTCAAGAAGCATATAGGACCTCATGTCATTCTAACTAAACATCTACCATTGGTTGATGAGAATGGACTTATCAAAATGGAGCCTGAAGCAGTTCTAGAGAGGAAATTAATTCAGTATTCCTGTGGTGCGTTGGCTGATCAAGTGGGTGAATATGCCAGTGGAGGCAGCTACCTAGGAGGATTCAGCTTTTATCCAGAAAGTATTCCCTCTTTTCAAGCTTGAGGACAAGCTCAGTCTCATTTGGGGGGTATTGTCAGGCTCTAGCTACTGAAGAAATGTGACACTTCCCCTGTTTCTGCATTTCGGATGTCTCTTCTGTCATTGATCTACCAACCAGTGGCTCTCTTCAGAAGATACCGGTTCGCCAACTGGTGTCACTCTCGACCGTCGATCCTGCATCGGGCATCTCCTGAAGCTTCCACGTTGCTGTTCAACGTCCGGCACGCTTTATCACCTGCTCTTGGTTGTAATGGCTATATAAATCCTCATCTTCCCCTCCATTCAGACTATGCTTACGTAAATTGGGTCATAAACTCTAGCCGCCAGAGGCGTGCTACAGTGACTTCCCCTTTCTCAATATAAATCCTAGCAATTGAGCCGATTTGCTCTGAATTCCACGTAAGATCCTGTTAAATTCAGTGAGTAGCAGGTCCAGTCCTGACACGCGCGTTTCTTGGTCACTTGAACCTATCTTGTAAATAGGTTGCAAAGCCTTATAGGCAAACGAATACAATTCAGGTGAGGAAATCTCCCACACCCCACCCCTGCGtgattttattttttttgaaacatgGTGCACATTCACGAAAAATTTACAAAATGCACAAGTACCTAAAACTTAAACTCAAACACTGCCTTGCATGTTGATATGCCTTTCCCAATGACACAACGACAAACTTAATGTATTGTTTTTTTCCTTGCTGAAAGGATGAAAACAGAAATGTAAATAGGCACCAAAAGCCACAGCAATGCAAATCTTAGTAAGTAAACATGCTTCTAAAAGTTAGAAATGAATGCTGCATAAATAAAACGGGCCCAGAAGTCAATACAGATGGGAAAGAATAAGGATTCCTCTGGACTTACCTCATTGAGGAAAGGTTCTACCAAACACAACTGAAGCTCGGTTGCTTCATCTGCTATCATGCAAAAGAAACGCTTGAAATTCCCAAGGTGGTAGCATCTACAGAAAGGAACAAAAGAGATATGCATCATTTCAGTTATTTACAAAAGGGACATGAAAGAAGTTAGTTGTGAATGTGAAATTGGCACTTGTTAGATGTCCACAATCATATAATGGAGAttgaaaaggaaaagaaagcCATGAAGATACTGAACTGAGTTACACGAACAGATATGGGAGCATGCACAAAAAAGGTCATACACAATGAGACATAACATGTGTAAGTTACCTCAATATAGTTCTAGCAAATATCATTTCCTTTGATCGTACTATTGAAGCTGGTAATTGGCTgtaccaaaaagagagtgagttTGCCTGGAGATAAATAGAAAATTAGGCTAGGGTAACAGAAAGCGTAACGATCATGCATAGGCGAATAACACAAATCAGATATCTAGCGGGCATAAGAACGAAAAATATACCATTTTAGGTATCTTGCAACCCATATGTAGAAGCACAAAGAAGGAATAATACTCAGCCTCTTTATTGCTTTGGGAATTGATTTTATGAATTGTATGATACATATCAAACAGAGAAAGAAGGCATTTCATCATTTGTTCCGTGTTCAGGTAACACAAGGAAGATGCATCAGAATCCTGGCAAGACCTCGCAAGTCTTTGATGGGACAGAATATGAAACTTTATCTGCAGAAGTGGGCAAGCATTAGATAAATGCTGTGAGCAGAATACTATCGTCTACAATTCAGGCAACTATATTCCTCCGGCTGGAAACAGAACTGATGCCAGGAAATATAGCTATGAAAGATAGTACCATCTAAAGTACAAAAAAAAAACACTTCATTGCTAAGGCAAATGAAGAAAATGCATGAGAACTAATCTAAGCATAGTTGGAGAATCCCTAAAAAAAAGCATAGTTGGAGAAGGAACATATATTTTTCAAAACAACTCTGGAAAATAAAGAGAATCTAAACAATCATTTGGCTGGATAATGTACTCTATCTGATTCCTTTGCATATGAAAGTCTTGGTAAACAAGGCTAACATTTTAGACGGAAGAAAAGATGGTTGCTCTGTAAGCACTGAACATCTAATTTAAGAAAGATCACACAAAGCAAAAACTAGTTCCACCTTACCACACCAAAATCAGCTTCTAGGAATAATAACCTAAACTAATCAAAATCTTGTGCCGAAGTACCATGAAAACTGGTAAAAGTAACAAGATAAAGATGTGAGGAAGGAATCGAGATTGGACTGTACCACATCCTCATATATGCCAATAGCTTGATCATTCACCAAATTCTGTATACTAAGATCTTGTCTCACAGACCTTGTTCTATCAAATATGAAATCATGAACGATCTCAAATGGGTACTCTGAAGAATTTAGTAAATGCCAAAGATAATCCATCGTTTCTCGTAAGACTGGAAGAGGGCGTATATCTGATGCCTGTATGCCGGTAGACGAGATAGTTCTGCAAAACTAGCAGGAAACCAAGGGTTAGAAGGGGATTAAAAATCACAGACTCCTGCTAGTTTTTTTTATTAATAACCTCTTTACATATAATCAACAAAGTCATCCAGAAAACAGAAAAAAGCAAGATAACCAGCCTTGAAATTTGGGGTTGTAACTTAAACTCAGCATTGAGTTCAGGGTTGTAATATGCACTTCCTCAacaatactccctccgtaaagaactaaacgctcttatatttcttcaCAGAGGGAGTACAAGTCAACTGTGTTACAGGCACAATCTCAGGAAGATCGCAAATTCAGCCTGTGTGTATTCCAGCAGTGGTTGGACAAAAGGAATGCGGGTCAGGCGTGCGCAGAAATTTACAcaactaacatagagtccactgtTCACCTGCAGCCTATCATTGCCAACGCTGATTTTCAGTTAAGCAAAACTTCATGCCAggctaagagcatctctagcagaccccttaAAACCGCACGGCCCGTAAAATTCCGGCGACTATACGGGTTTGGCCCCTTTTTTGGGCCAGACCATAGCCTGCATAGTCGCCCCGGCCCGTAAATCTTTTACGGTGGCCCGGAAACCGCCCCCCTCACGCAGTATAACTAAGGGTTCGCGGCCGATATACAGGGCCGAAGCCTATCCCTGCGCCGCCGCAATCCCTCCTCTCCCCTCTCGATTTCTCGCCGCCTGCGACTCCAATCCGCCGCCCAACTCCACCATGTGGCGCGGGATGCGGTCCTCGGGCTGCGGCGCCGGCGGTGGTGACGACCCCGAGCGGAAGCAGTGCATCGCCGCCGACGCCGCAAGGAAACGGAGCGCCCAGAGGTACCTCAACCGAGGCCTTCAGCCGCCGCCGACGACCGCAGGCAGGCGCTGCTGTCCTCTAGCGCGCGCAGCTCCTCCGCCGGTGCGTCGAGCTCCCGTACGGCGCTCACGCCGGTGAAAAAAGAGCCGGAGGAGCTCACGCCGCTCCGCACGGTGAAGAGGGAGCCGGAGCTGGAGCCGGAGCGGAGGGGCGGTGGCGTCGTCGGGCCGGAGGATTTCCTCTCCCCGGCGGAGGCGGACGCCTTCAAGGCCGCCATCCTCGCGCGCAgtgcgcgggaggaggaggagacagaGCTGCGCCGTCGACGGGACGCCGACCTCAACAAAGTCCTCGTCGAGCAGGGGCTCGCGAAGGCGCAGGAGTTCGAGGACAACTTGGCGGTATGGCGCCGCGAAGCCAAGGCGCACGACGACATCTACATCGATCTTGGCTCCAGCGAGGATtgagctcctccgccgccgcagcgTTGCCGCCGCACCCAGATGGCTCCGGTAAGCCAAATTTCGGCATTAGGGTTAGGGTGGCCGTTGCTCCTCCGATCTAGTTTGTAAAAAATCGACTATGTATGACTTCTGTATGATGATCAAGTAACTATGAACGCTAGTAGTTCTACTGGAGTAGTTCGATTTCTCGCGCGAAGTTTTGATTTCAAAATTTACAGGTTCATTTTGAAGTTTCTGTTCTGCCGCGGCTGTTTTCAGCCCGTATCCGAGGCATTGCTGCGAACTGTAAACGCACTTTTAAGGTCCGCGATATCAGGCTGAACCAACAGCATGTATAAATCAGGAATAACCTCCACGCGTATATGGATAATTGGAGATCATGGACGGCTCACCTTCTTGACGGCGAGGGAACGGGACGTGCGCATGGGGTCGCTGCACACACGCTCAAACACAGCCAGATCCCGGAGCCGCTCCCTCTGCGCTCTCTCCGTAGCTGCAACAGAAACATTAACAACAATGAGTTTTTTTTTGGGGAACAGTGGTCGGGTCCAGAAGGACCCGGAGCTTTCCTTAATTTCCAGCAGCTGCAGTACAAAGCTCAGACCAGGACTCAAAGGAAAATAAAACTACAGCATAGTCCCGAAACTTGCAAGGAGGACCCTATCCAGAGAATCAAGATTACAATTGGGTCCAAATGTCAGCTCCAGCACAGATCCAGTCCGGCCATCACCGGGGACAAGACCACTTGGGATCACTGGACCGCCACCACTCCATCTCCGGCCGAAGACGGAAGAGGAAGACTCCATACCGAAGCTGAATAGCTGCCTCCCTAATGGCATCAAGCCTGGAGGAAGAAACGAAGCCAGCACAGACGCCATGGCTTCACGGGGACGCCATTCGGCCAGaaaggtcaccggagaggcgGCAGAGACCGGCGGCAACAGTGCGCGCCGTAGCTCCACCCCACCGATGAGAATATGCACCAGCCCAATTGGGAGAATCttgatccccacctcgtcctctttcCGTTCCCATCACCACGACAGCAACAAGAAAACAGGACTAGATCGAGCTTATTGAAGAAGCTGGAGTCAGATCCGCCTCCCGCAGCTTCTCTCCACCACGGAGAGCGGCCGGAAAGCGAAGTTGAACGGCGTCCGGCACCGCTCGTAAGCGCCGATGCAGTGCTTCTACTCGGCATCACGCCATATCCCACGGAGGGAAGTCTAGACCTGGCCCTACACTTAATCCTAGACCTACTGCACAGAGCGGGAACCTGGCATCCTTTCCCAGGCACGCTCGCGACGGCAGcaccgccggaggaggagggcaAAGGAGCCGGGCGGAGCTTTGCCTGCGCGACTCTCAAGGGAACCCGGTGGGGAGCTTCGGTTCTCCGAACAGGTCAACATCTCCGTGCAGGCTGAGAGGAATTGGACCAAGGATGTTACCCGGGCACATGTCGGGACAGGTGCCCACGACCGGCGGGGCGTCGCTGGGGATGACCGCGGCGGCAGAGGCGGTGGAGGGAGGAGGTTGTGTGGAGGGGCGGCCGCGGTCTTCACACCGGCCCCGCCATCCTCGGCCGCGGGCGTTGCCGCGCGCGTAGCTCCGGCCCCGATTGCCCGCCCCGTCGCGGCGGTCCATGCTCGGTTGAGGAGCTTCGCCCCGTGCCGCGACCTCGGGGGGGAGATTGGATAATATGCCCCTCTTTACTTGGGCAGTAGATAATTTGCCCCTCTTTACCTTCGGTTGGATGATTTGCCCTGCTTTTCTTTTCCCAGTAGATAATATGCCCTTTTTAATTACTGTAATCATTTCTCAGTTTTTATCCCAATTTTCACCATGCGAAATGACCCGACTGCCCTTGTGGCAAATTGCAATTATGTCCTAGTCTCCTTCCCTCTTTGCTTCCACTGAACAGTCCATCTCCCCAGTTCATCCCCTTTCTCCCGTTCCTCTCTCTCCCCACTGTACATGTACTGAAGTGAGATCCTGGAGGAGGCCGACGAGGACACCTTGGACCCCATCTTGGCGGCGGCTACCGCTGCAGCTCGGCGGCAGGGGCCACCGTTAAACTCGGAGACGCGGGCTGGCTCCTGCAGGTCGGAGGCGCTGTAGCTCCTCTGCATCTCGGCGGCCCGGTAGCTCCGCTGCAGCTTGGAGCTGCGGAATAGGCGGATGGCGCCGTCGTTGCTCGTTTCGGCGAGGAAAATCCTCGTCGTTGCAGCTGCCACTACCTGCCGTAGGTGGCGTCTGGTCCGCCTGCGCCGGCACTCCGTGAAGCTGGTGACTTTCCTCGGCAAGGGAGGCTCCAGCAAAACCACATCGGCAGCCGTTGTCGCTCAGGTAAAAAATCCATCGGTGCTTGATGCATCTGTACAAATTTTTGTGTGAGCTTGTTGCTACTACGCTACTAATAGCAAGCCTGAACGACATTGTTGGTAGTAATTAGCAGCTGGGCATGCTCCAATTGTCGGGCTGGGTACGCTGAAGTGCATTTTCTAATTAAACCACCGGTTAGGCATCTACATATGATGCTATGCATCCTTACATATACACTTCGGTAGAACTTGGCAGCATATAAAAACTTCATAGATAAAAAATACTGACAACAAGTATCCACTTAGTGCATGGAATTCGATGTCATAAAAAGGACTGCTCGGTTCAAATGGCGTAACAGTTTAATCTGAGTTTACATCAAGCAAATTacatcttcttcctccttgggGTCATTTTTTTCTTGCATGCCGTAGAGCTTGAAGGGATGTGAGAAGTAGGCGATGGTACAGAAACATTCGTTGTTCCAGATGGTTGTGATGCATCGCCTTCGGCTATGGCCATAGCAAGTCTCCTGCATGTTTACACATCAGTTACAAAAGCAGGATTTCTTTTGCATGAATCAAGTGTGCATATGGAAAATATAAACAGTTACCTCCTTGTAATAGGTCCAGGGCTGTTATGAAGGCTGGGAGGCACTGTGATTGTTGTTGTGCGTGTGGGTGTCGCAACAACAGCTGGAGCGAGCTCGTGAGCAAACACGTCGCTAGAAAGTTCAATCACACATGACATTAGAAATGGTATACTAATACTAATTTCATACTAATGTAGTACTAATGTAGATGatatatagtagtagtagtactagtacatggGTTACCTCTCATTAGCTTCCTTCTTTTCACAAGTTGCTTTTCTGTGCCCCAAGATTCCACATTGTTTGCACCTGTTTTTCGTGCCAAAtctcttcttttctttttccttctgTTTGTCACCACCTTCTTGCTCATTTCGTTTGCCATCATCATCTTTTTTCTTCCGtttgccaccaccaccaccgtcTTCAAGGCAACTTTTGATCCTCTGCTTCCTCCTTCTCCCAACATAGCTTTTTAAATCTGGTGGTATCATCTCAAAATCTAGAGTAACCTGAGGCCATTGAGACTTGTCTGTGATTGGTTCAATCTCTCCAGCATAGGCAGCCCGGAACCTACTCACAGAGTAGTAGTCATGCACATATGGTTGAAAGTTCACATCTACTCTCTCTATAAGAAATGCAAGTGCATGCTCACAGGGCTTTCCAGTGTGCTGCCATTCTAGGCAAGTGCACTCATAGGTACCTATTTTGACAACGTGCCTAAGATTCTTCTTGCTGGTGTCCTTGACCTCACAACTTTCTCCGGTTGATCTTCCAACAACCAAATGGTCAAGTTGTCTAGTTCTATTATTTATTTGTTGAATGATGGCAGGCACCGTCTCTCCCCGGAGCATTTCCCCaatccttctcctcctctcaacaAGTATCATaattttctctcttattttgtcTGCTAGCTCATCCATGGGCAGATCCTTTGTTCCTTTGATCCAGCTATTGAAGCACTCAGCTAGATTATTGTGAATGTAATCACATTTTATTTCTGTATTGAAGTCGCATCTCATCCACTTCAAATTATGATAAGTACACAAGTAAGTACTCACTGTAGGTTCAGCTTCGAAAATCTTGCCCATATGGTAGTTAAATGTTTCTAGACGGTAAGCCTTGGCTGCTGGCCACATGCGACCAAAAACATCTCCATGAAACTTCTTTTTGAAGTTTGCCATTAGATGCCTAAAGCATTCCCTTTGCTCAGCTTGAGGAAAAACAATTTTAACTGCATTCTCTAACCCTTTGCATGCATCAGTACAAATAGCTAGAGTTTGAAGATGTCCTATTGCCTTATGTAGTTGTTGCATAAACCAAACCCAATTCTCCTCAGTCTCCGTACCAAAGAAACCAAATGCTAAAGGAAACATCCAGTTTTGTCCGTCTAGTGCTGTACATGCCGCCAATTGACCATTCCACTTTCCAGTCAAATGTGTGGAGTCTATACTGAGATATGGTCTACAACCAGCCAAAAAGCCATCAATACTTGGCTTAAGTGCCATAAAAAATCTCCGGAAATACACTCCACCTTTTTCCCTCTTGACATCAACCTCAACAATGCTACCCGGAGATCTCTTATCAATCTCAGCTTTGAAGTTGAATAAATTCTGAAAGCTTTTTCCCCAGGTTCCATATAACATATTTGCGGCCCTTTCTTTTCCCTTTTGAACAGTATCATACCCAATAGTACATTTGTACTCTGCTTGTAGCTTTTTTAGGAGCTCCATGCCACCAATGTTTGGTTCACTTTGAAGATACCCAATTGCCTTTTCTGCCACCCATGCTTGGTCTGCCATGCTTGTAATCACTTTAGCGGTTGATGAACACTAATGAGGCTTTACTATCTTGTTAACCTGCACAATAGCAACCATTAGGTGCAAGtaatttttaaaaattgtttcaACATAAAAAATGATTAGTGTTAGATAAGTTTGTACCCTGACTGTTTTGCCATCTTCTATCGTTCTAGCAATTATACGCCAAGGACATCCATTTCCTTTACAGTGACCCACATATCTAGTACTGTCACTATCCTTGGTCTTGATGTCAAACTTACCTCTAATAGCAAATGTTCTCATAAGCATCCTAAACTCTTTCATCGAACGAAACAAAGAACCTTCCTCTATCACAGGATGTTCCTTATCATACCAAAAGTGATCATCTTCAGGCATATGGTCAGGCACTGGAAGAGCCGCATCAGCAAGTAAGTCATCATTAATATCAGCTATACATGCATCAACATTTGCAATCGAGGCTTTGATGGCCGCTTCAGATACACATTTTCGTTGCACAGGCTGATCGTCGATTCCAAGCACCGAGCACATATTTTCTTCTGTTATAGGAACATCAATTTCCTCATCATTCATTGGTGCTATCTCAATCTGAGACCAATCAATGCCTCCTTCTGTTGTTGatacgtatgtatcattgctagcAACCATCGTTCGCCTACTTGGAGAAGAAATAAGCATTTTAACATAAGGACATCATACAATTACTTACAAAATATTACATCAAAAAATAAAAACTATGCTAGATCTAAAGTATTTTTTCAGGCTTCATCTGAGTTTACTGTACTTTCTATGCAGGTTCATCAACGCCATATGGGAGGGAGGGTCTGAGGCGGAAGGGAGGACCAAATGCTTACCAATCTGGAGCATCTTGTGGCGATCCATGGATACAGGAGTTGCCTCGTCCGGCACTCTGTGGAATCACCTCGCCGGCTGCTGGTGTGAACCCTCGCTGCCCAGGGGTCGCCAGAGTTGATGGCTTGGTGGCCGGCTGTCCAGGGGCCGCCGGAGTTGACGGCTTGGTGGCCGGCTGTCCAGGGGCCGCCGGAGTTGACGGCTTGGTGGCCGGCGGTGCATCCGCCTGTCCGCTGGGCACGGACATGAGATGATGCAACGTAATAGAATCAATCTACGATTTCTTGATCAGTTGGTTCTGTTGTGTATACCAACGTAAAGAGGGAAGGAGACTAGGACATAATTGCAATTTGCCACAAGGGCAGTCGGGTCATTTCGCATGGTGAAAATTGGGATAAAAACTGAGAAATGATTACAGTAATTAAAAAGGGCATATTATCTACTGGAAAAAGAAAAGCAGGGCAAATCATCCAACCGAAAGTAAAGAGGGGCAAATTATCTACTGCCCAAGTAAAGAGGGGCATATTATCCAATCTCCCGACCTCGGGGATAGTTCGGTAATTTGTCACCGATGGAAAGGCGACGCGGGCGGAGTGTAGCGTGTGGTTGCGATGGGAGACGAGAGTACCGTGTAGATGTAAAAATAAGGGCAGTGATAGGCGCCGGTTGACCGGCCCAAAATTCGGCCGGTCGACGCGCAGCCATGGATTCCCGCGCGCATAGCCGTTCGATCCTTCATTCTCATCTGTCGGCGTCCTGTAAACGAGGATGCCCAGACTTGTCTGCCtttggcccacggcgtggctccaccaacggcccggtacggcccagcttcggcagcaacaactcaagaccctcgcgaggggccaagcctcgcgaggtggacgacaccaagaccttcCTGGGAAGGCCTCGCTAGGCCGGCTCCCGAgaagcggagatatctatgcagggggcacctcacgaggttcacatgacgtgagccgtgacgaccaaggccaggcgggcgccagcgggcgcagtgcaccagttccctctttggtgctaaagaggcaagcgcaggcgaggagtcctgaggcatcaggcaaaggtttccatatcggtgcaacaagatcaagaccagcaggacggcaggacggaggtcaccgcggagcccacaacagcgtcaccaccagagcctttggcaggcgaagactacttttgtcaggatagcttgtactagttgtctcccttcaaaattggccgttatGGGATCCCTTCTCatctacatttgggaagaggaccagggcctctataaataggactagccaccaccataggagggggACGCATCTTGGATTAGATCCACTCCATTCTCACatccaccagctcatcgagctcaagaaaaCCTCTCGTCCTGAGTCTgctcatccactgtactagttcatcctcaaccctcaaggcaatccaccaccacactggagtagggtattacaccacgcggtggcccgaaccagtataaacctctgtgtctcgtgttctttgggttcatcgagctaggccgtggaatcgttgggtaggcaggctggggagaaagagtccttcgtgcgcaccccagagttcgaacctctcaatgGTCTGCGGAGCCtagaatccgacatttggcgcgccaggtaggggtgcgccgaagcttttcctccgtcgatccacgctccaccgctccaccaGTTCCATGGTTGATGCTcgtcgagcccgcgctgagccgggccgcTCTCAACgctcgcgtcgcccagacggccCCCGTCGGTGGGCCTCCCCGTCGCTCTCCATCACCTGCTGCCAACgacgccaccggcccggcggggaacgagcagcaggcttcgtcgctgcacccctccgtgcgacgggacggacgcaccgccaccccatTGTTGACTCCGGCCGGTTCAtcatcccacgctcgtcgcgggcccgcggacgcgcaggctgcgctgctcatggcgcgcgagctctgcgctaccgcccagtcgatgacctctacgaggactagctggaccgcatcgccgagctcgtcaacGCCGTTGGGGGCTCTCCTGCcccatccctctcgctgcctcgtccgcctcccgctgcgggcgacgtggcccacagagcgcctccaccacctccgcgtCAAGGCGTCGCCCTCGCATCAAGACGCGCGGCCCCGCGGCGCGACCCACCACGCAGGGCGCCCAcgcgtgaagaaggaagctgtTAGGAGGTCCCTCGGCCACAAGAAGACGCTCCTGCACTCCCAgcaccaccacgtcaagaccgTGCGCCGCCTGCGGAGGCGGCGCGGGGGTACCAAGACCAGGCTCTGCCTCCACGACAGGCTCCAGTGACTACAGCAGGCTGTcgtgccttcactcccgagctgcgcAGCGTCGTCTGGCCCGGGAAGTTtaagcccgacctgcctccacgctactacggcacccccgaccctgctgagttcctgcagctctacgagctgagcatcgaggtagccaacggcgacgagaaagtcatggcgaactggtttcccatggccctcaaagatggcgcgcgctcgtgg is drawn from Aegilops tauschii subsp. strangulata cultivar AL8/78 chromosome 1, Aet v6.0, whole genome shotgun sequence and contains these coding sequences:
- the LOC109760383 gene encoding SAC3 family protein C isoform X1 — its product is MDRRDGAGNRGRSYARGNARGRGWRGRCEDRGRPSTQPPPSTASAAAVIPSDAPPVVGTCPDMCPATERAQRERLRDLAVFERVCSDPMRTSRSLAVKKFCRTISSTGIQASDIRPLPVLRETMDYLWHLLNSSEYPFEIVHDFIFDRTRSVRQDLSIQNLVNDQAIGIYEDVIKFHILSHQRLARSCQDSDASSLCYLNTEQMMKCLLSLFDMYHTIHKINSQSNKEAEYYSFFVLLHMGCKIPKMANSLSFWYSQLPASIVRSKEMIFARTILRCYHLGNFKRFFCMIADEATELQLCLVEPFLNEVRARALMYLNHSGYKLQHHPLTHLSDILMIEELELEDLCRICGLEISRSGDTKAFAPKQTTFSLPTPLSKSSGIYISREIKR
- the LOC109760383 gene encoding SAC3 family protein C isoform X2; its protein translation is MDYLWHLLNSSEYPFEIVHDFIFDRTRSVRQDLSIQNLVNDQAIGIYEDVIKFHILSHQRLARSCQDSDASSLCYLNTEQMMKCLLSLFDMYHTIHKINSQSNKEAEYYSFFVLLHMGCKIPKMANSLSFWYSQLPASIVRSKEMIFARTILRCYHLGNFKRFFCMIADEATELQLCLVEPFLNEVRARALMYLNHSGYKLQHHPLTHLSDILMIEELELEDLCRICGLEISRSGDTKAFAPKQTTFSLPTPLSKSSGIYISREIKR
- the LOC109760382 gene encoding uncharacterized protein, with product MADQAWVAEKAIGYLQSEPNIGGMELLKKLQAEYKCTIGYDTVQKGKERAANMLYGTWGKSFQNLFNFKAEIDKRSPGSIVEVDVKREKGGVYFRRFFMALKPSIDGFLAGCRPYLSIDSTHLTGKWNGQLAACTALDGQNWMFPLAFGFFGTETEENWVWFMQQLHKAIGHLQTLAICTDACKGLENAVKIVFPQAEQRECFRHLMANFKKKFHGDVFGRMWPAAKAYRLETFNYHMGKIFEAEPTVSTYLCTYHNLKWMRCDFNTEIKCDYIHNNLAECFNSWIKGTKDLPMDELADKIREKIMILVERRRRIGEMLRGETVPAIIQQINNRTRQLDHLVVGRSTGESCEVKDTSKKNLRHVVKIGTYECTCLEWQHTGKPCEHALAFLIERVDVNFQPYVHDYYSVSRFRAAYAGEIEPITDKSQWPQVTLDFEMIPPDLKSYVGRRRKQRIKSCLEDGGGGGKRKKKDDDGKRNEQEGGDKQKEKEKKRFGTKNRCKQCGILGHRKATCEKKEANESDVFAHELAPAVVATPTRTTTITVPPSLHNSPGPITRRRLAMAIAEGDASQPSGTTNVSVPSPTSHIPSSSTACKKKMTPRRKKM